The Sphaerospermopsis torques-reginae ITEP-024 genome has a window encoding:
- the argB gene encoding acetylglutamate kinase, giving the protein MINDTEYIRQAEANRVEVLSEALPYIQKFSGRTVVVKYGGAAMKDSTLKDKVIRDIVFLSCVGLRPILVHGGGPEINSWLGKLGIEAQFKNGLRVTDAPTMDVVEMVLVGRVNKEIVALINQAGGMAVGLCGKDGNLITARPQGDEGIGFVGEVSNVNIKILETLASNGYIPVVSSVAADDNGQAYNINADTVAGEIAAALGAEKLILLTDTRGILTDYKDQSTLIPKVDIPEARQLINDGIVSGGMIPKVTCCVRSLAQGVKAAHIIDGRIPHALLLEIFTDVGIGTMILGSQVK; this is encoded by the coding sequence ATGATTAACGATACCGAGTATATCAGGCAAGCGGAAGCTAATCGCGTAGAAGTTCTCAGCGAAGCACTACCCTACATTCAAAAATTCTCAGGTCGTACCGTGGTTGTGAAATACGGAGGTGCGGCCATGAAAGATAGCACCCTCAAAGATAAAGTTATCCGTGACATTGTATTTTTATCCTGTGTAGGCTTGCGACCAATTTTAGTACATGGTGGTGGACCAGAAATTAACAGTTGGTTGGGTAAACTAGGAATTGAAGCTCAGTTTAAAAATGGGTTGCGTGTCACCGATGCACCAACAATGGATGTGGTAGAAATGGTGTTAGTCGGCCGAGTCAATAAAGAAATTGTCGCTTTGATTAACCAAGCTGGGGGTATGGCCGTGGGACTGTGCGGTAAAGATGGTAATTTAATTACTGCTCGTCCTCAAGGTGATGAAGGTATTGGTTTTGTGGGGGAAGTCAGTAATGTTAACATCAAGATTTTAGAAACTCTCGCCAGTAATGGTTATATTCCAGTAGTTTCTAGCGTTGCTGCTGATGATAACGGACAAGCTTATAATATTAATGCTGATACCGTAGCGGGAGAAATAGCAGCTGCTTTAGGAGCAGAAAAGTTAATTTTACTCACAGATACACGGGGTATTTTAACAGATTACAAGGACCAATCTACCTTGATTCCTAAAGTAGATATTCCAGAAGCGCGTCAATTGATTAACGATGGTATAGTTAGTGGAGGGATGATTCCTAAAGTAACTTGTTGTGTGCGATCGCTCGCTCAAGGAGTCAAAGCTGCACATATCATTGATGGTCGCATTCCTCACGCATTATTGTTAGAAATTTTTACAGATGTGGGAATTGGTACAATGATTTTAGGTTCTCAAGTTAAATGA